A region of Nitrospinota bacterium DNA encodes the following proteins:
- a CDS encoding RtcB family protein — protein sequence MKPIKIFGENLDAGTLEQFYSAINQPFAVKGVLLPDAHVGYSLPIGAVVATDGVILPAWVGYDIGCGMCAVKTPLMMDEVEPHRVDIFKSIYRAVPTGFDHNKRPEPWDYEKIPMTPTLKKIFERENGLTQLASLGGGNHFIEISHDEEGRVWVVVHSGSRHVGHSVATLYMKQASGSEKAKEGHYGFQVKSNAGQDYITDMNFCLKFALENRKRIIERVLREVYYYTRRGEQPETLEFINRHHNHAEEKEGLWIHRKGATHAEAGMEGVIPGNMRDGSFITVGKGNKESLCSSSHGAGRAMSRNKAKENISMDSFKNQLSGVTARVERATLDEAPGAYKDIFEIMRLQKDLVDVKHHLKPVINIKG from the coding sequence ATGAAACCCATCAAAATCTTTGGCGAGAACCTGGATGCGGGTACGCTGGAGCAATTTTACTCGGCAATAAACCAGCCATTCGCCGTGAAAGGGGTTTTATTGCCGGACGCCCATGTGGGCTACTCGCTCCCCATCGGCGCGGTGGTGGCCACCGATGGGGTAATACTTCCAGCTTGGGTGGGGTACGACATCGGGTGCGGAATGTGCGCCGTGAAGACGCCGTTGATGATGGACGAGGTGGAACCTCACCGGGTGGATATTTTCAAAAGCATCTACCGCGCCGTACCCACCGGGTTCGACCACAATAAACGTCCGGAGCCTTGGGATTACGAGAAAATCCCCATGACCCCAACCCTGAAAAAAATATTCGAAAGGGAAAACGGTTTGACCCAGTTGGCCTCTCTGGGCGGGGGCAACCATTTTATAGAAATCAGCCACGATGAAGAGGGGCGCGTTTGGGTGGTGGTGCATTCCGGATCCCGCCATGTGGGTCATTCCGTGGCCACCCTTTACATGAAACAGGCCAGCGGCTCGGAAAAAGCCAAAGAGGGGCATTATGGGTTCCAGGTGAAATCCAATGCGGGGCAAGACTACATAACCGACATGAATTTCTGCCTCAAGTTCGCCCTGGAGAACCGCAAACGCATCATAGAGCGTGTCTTACGGGAGGTTTATTACTATACGCGCAGGGGCGAACAGCCGGAGACGCTGGAGTTCATCAACCGGCATCATAACCACGCCGAGGAGAAAGAGGGGCTGTGGATCCATAGAAAAGGCGCAACCCATGCGGAAGCCGGCATGGAAGGGGTCATACCCGGAAACATGCGGGACGGTAGTTTTATCACCGTGGGGAAGGGGAACAAGGAGAGCCTGTGTTCATCGTCCCATGGCGCCGGGCGGGCCATGAGCAGAAACAAGGCCAAGGAAAACATTTCGATGGATTCGTTCAAAAATCAGCTTTCAGGCGTCACCGCCCGGGTGGAAAGGGCCACGCTGGACGAGGCCCCCGGAGCCTACAAGGACATTTTCGAGATAATGAGGCTACAAAAAGACCTGGTGGATGTGAAACACCATCTAAAACCGGTCATAAATATCAAAGGCTGA